GGGGTTGACCACGACCGTCAGGTCATGCCGGGGAATGGTGATGAACGCGACCGCCACGTCTTCCCGGTTGCACACCTCCTGCACGATCTCCCGCCACAACGCCGGGTCCGGGCCGGCGTGGCTCCACTGGTGATCGAAGATCAGCCACTCTCCGAGCAGCAGCTTGCCGACCACCTCACGCGCCGTTCCCGTCATGTACGGCCTGGCCACCCTGGACATGTCACACCCTCAATCCGTCCGGCGGTCTAGCCGCGCAGTCCCGTGATGAACGCGGCGAACGTGAACCGCGAAACGACCAGCACCGTCCGCACCGCGTCTGCTACCCCGTCCTGTTTTGGTGTCGCGGATGCCGACATAGCCCGGCGCCGTCCCGACCTGCACACACGCGTTCTCCTCGTGGTGCGTCTTCTGCGCTTTCTTCCAGCCGGTGAAGCTCATGCCCTGCTCCCTTCCTCGGGCAGGGCCGTCAACCCCGCGTAGTCGTCGAACTCTCCGTTGTGGACCCCGTCCAGGAACGCGGCCACTCGCGCGCGGTGTACACCAGAACCCGGCCTTCGCCGTTGCGCAGCAACGTGAAATCCCTTCCCTGGTAAGAAATCACGCCCCGGGCAAGATAGTCCCCAGGAGGCCCGTACACGGTCCAGCCGACCTCTCCCGACAGCGCCAACGCTGCGACCTGCCGAATCAACTCGGCGAGACCGTGATGCGTGTCAAGATCGGTCGTCACAGCCCCTCCCTCGCCAGGCCCCGCGCTGCGGACTTCTCGTCACTGCTCGGCGGGTCGGCGACCAGCACGAACCGCAGCGTGTACCCGAGCGCGGCGGCATAGGCGGCCAGATGCCGCACCAACGCGTCCGAGTACAGCTCGCTGCCCAGGTCCATCCGCGACACCTCCGAGTGCGATAGCCCCGCCGACCGGCCGACCTCCCGCTGAGACAACCCGCGCGCCGTCCGCAACTCCGCCCCGACCGCCGCCACATCCGTCATCACCGCGACCCCGCGCACCCAGGTGCCAGTCATCCTCAGCACCGCCCGTCCGTTCGCATCCCGTGCGCGGCCGCGCGCAGGGCACGTTGCACAGCGCCCGCCAGCCCCGGCCCGTGTGCGTCGCTTGGG
This Amycolatopsis sulphurea DNA region includes the following protein-coding sequences:
- a CDS encoding DUF397 domain-containing protein: MSFTGWKKAQKTHHEENACVQVGTAPGYVGIRDTKTGRGSRRGADGAGRFAVHVRRVHHGTARLDRRTD
- a CDS encoding helix-turn-helix domain-containing protein; translated protein: MTGTWVRGVAVMTDVAAVGAELRTARGLSQREVGRSAGLSHSEVSRMDLGSELYSDALVRHLAAYAAALGYTLRFVLVADPPSSDEKSAARGLAREGL